One genomic segment of Desulfobacterales bacterium includes these proteins:
- a CDS encoding ABC transporter ATP-binding protein: MADTRPLLTVNNLKTWFPIKRGMFSREQNYIRAVDGVSLDLFPGETLGLVGESGCGKTTLGRTLLGLEPVTAGEIFFKDQALHRLRRKQMNRLRRKIQVIFQDPLSSLNPRMSVMDIVTEGLVNFKRLEVSKTADALRLVKEVGLSEDSIHRYPHEFSGGQRQRINIARAISLRPDFIICDEAVSALDVSIQAQVINLLISLQERYQLSYLFISHDLSVVSNIADRVAVMYLGQIFEKGSTADIIHKPLHPYTRMLLAAVPVPGEERRLETAEVKGEAPSAANPPAGCRFHPRCPDAMPVCQETPPERRRFGGREVLCHLY; the protein is encoded by the coding sequence ATGGCAGATACCCGGCCCTTGCTTACGGTCAACAATCTAAAAACCTGGTTTCCCATTAAACGCGGGATGTTTTCCAGGGAGCAGAATTATATCCGGGCGGTGGACGGGGTGTCCCTGGATTTATTTCCGGGTGAGACCCTGGGACTGGTGGGCGAATCCGGATGCGGGAAAACCACGCTTGGGCGAACCCTCTTGGGCCTTGAACCCGTGACTGCCGGTGAGATTTTTTTTAAAGACCAGGCCTTGCACAGGCTCCGCCGCAAACAGATGAACCGGCTGCGCCGGAAAATACAGGTCATCTTTCAGGATCCGCTGTCCTCGTTAAACCCCCGCATGAGCGTCATGGATATTGTGACCGAAGGGCTTGTAAACTTTAAGCGGCTTGAGGTATCCAAAACAGCGGATGCCCTGCGCCTGGTAAAAGAGGTCGGGCTATCAGAAGATTCCATCCACCGCTATCCCCATGAATTCTCCGGCGGCCAGCGCCAGCGGATCAATATCGCCCGGGCCATTTCCCTGCGGCCAGATTTCATTATCTGTGATGAGGCGGTGAGCGCCCTGGATGTTTCCATTCAGGCCCAGGTGATAAATCTCCTTATATCGCTTCAGGAGCGGTATCAGCTCTCTTACTTGTTTATCTCCCATGATTTAAGCGTTGTCAGCAATATCGCTGATCGCGTGGCAGTCATGTACCTGGGCCAGATTTTTGAAAAAGGAAGCACCGCGGATATCATCCATAAGCCCCTGCATCCGTATACCCGGATGCTGCTGGCCGCGGTGCCGGTGCCGGGGGAGGAGAGGCGCTTAGAAACTGCCGAAGTCAAAGGAGAGGCACCCTCCGCCGCCAATCCGCCGGCGGGCTGCCGGTTTCATCCCCGCTGCCCGGACGCCATGCCCGTCTGCCAGGAGACACCGCCGGAACGGCGGCGCTTTGGTGGCCGGGAAGTGTTGTGCCATTTGTATTGA
- the larE gene encoding ATP-dependent sacrificial sulfur transferase LarE: MIAHHVLEKEKLLLKTLEKLTSLMVAFSGGVDSTYLLYAAWHVLGDEVIAATAVSPIHPAKETAAAEEFCRANGIRQVLIPTDPFSSSEFTRNAKDRCYVCKKQMLAAFFKEAEKMGIPYLAHGANLDDQNDFRPGLKAAREMGVLAPLAEAGLSKSDIRELSKKAGLAAWDKPASGCLATRVPYGVEITQAALSLIERAEKTLADAGFCESRVRYHDDLAKIEVPPDDIERLSTPDVRSKIVKQMRRIGFQYVALDLEGYESGRLNRPFQG; this comes from the coding sequence TTGATAGCGCATCATGTTCTGGAAAAAGAGAAACTGCTTTTAAAAACCCTGGAGAAATTAACTTCGCTGATGGTCGCCTTTTCAGGTGGTGTGGACAGCACCTATCTGCTTTATGCCGCCTGGCATGTATTGGGTGATGAGGTTATTGCGGCCACTGCCGTCTCGCCGATCCATCCCGCAAAGGAGACCGCCGCCGCCGAAGAATTTTGCCGGGCCAATGGTATTCGGCAGGTTTTAATCCCTACCGATCCATTCAGTTCTTCTGAATTTACCAGAAACGCCAAAGATCGGTGTTACGTCTGCAAAAAGCAGATGCTCGCCGCTTTTTTTAAGGAGGCGGAAAAGATGGGGATTCCGTATCTCGCCCATGGGGCCAATCTGGACGATCAAAATGATTTCCGGCCGGGTTTAAAGGCGGCCCGGGAAATGGGCGTTTTAGCCCCCCTGGCAGAGGCCGGGCTAAGCAAATCCGATATCCGCGAACTCTCAAAAAAAGCGGGGCTTGCTGCATGGGACAAACCCGCTTCCGGATGCCTGGCGACACGGGTGCCCTATGGGGTGGAAATTACCCAGGCGGCGCTTTCGCTGATTGAAAGGGCTGAAAAAACCCTGGCTGATGCCGGATTTTGCGAATCCCGCGTGAGATACCACGACGATTTGGCCAAAATCGAAGTGCCGCCGGATGATATTGAAAGGCTTTCCACCCCTGATGTCCGCTCGAAAATTGTAAAGCAAATGCGCCGGATCGGCTTTCAGTATGTGGCCCTGGACCTGGAAGGGTATGAATCCGGTCGATTGAATCGGCCGTTTCAAGGATAA